GCGCAGGTGCCGCTGCTGCGGGCCGGACAGCAGTCGGTGAACGAGGGTGTCCCGGAGGCCGTCGTGGAGGTCGGTGAGGTCGCCGCCTACCGGCCCGGCTCGCCCCCGCTGCGCGCTCTGGCCTCGGGCACGCCCTGGCGGGAGGGGCGCCTGGATCCACTGGCCGCGGAGTGGGCCACCGACATTCCCGGCGGGCGGCAGGCCACCTTCCTGGAGCTGGGCCTGCACAGCGTGATGATCGTGCCGATGCGCGCCCGGGGCGTCACGCTCGGCGTCACCACGTTCTTCCGCCGGCACCGTCAGGAACCCTTCGACGAGGACGACCTGAACCTCGCCGAGGACCTCGTCTCGCGGGCGGCCGTCTGTGTGGACAACGCCCGGCGCTACACCCGTGAGCGGGAGGCCGCGCTCGTCCTCCAGCGCAGCCTGCTCCCCCACCGGCTGCCCGAGCAGGACGCCGTGGAGGTGACCGCCTGCTACCGGCCCGCCGACGAGCTGACCGGCCTCGGCGGTGACTGGTACGACCTGATCCCGCTCTCCGGCGCGCGGGTCGCCCTGGTGGTGGGCGAGGTGCCCGGGCACGGCATCGGTGCCGCCGCCGCGATGGGCCGGCTGCGGACCGCCGTACGGACGCTTGCGGCCCTGGAGCTGCCGCCCGAGGAGGTGCTGGGGCATCTCGACGACCTGGTCGCCCGGGCGGCGCGTGAGGAGGGCCCGGACCCGGCGGGCTCGGCGGAGTCCGGCGAGGACACCGACAGCGCGCAGGCGGTGGGCTCCGGCTGTGTCTACGTCGTCTACGACCCGGTCGACGGACAGTGCGCGATGGCCTCCGCCGGGCATCCCGCGCCCGCCGTGATCCTGCCCGACGGCACGGTCGCCTTCGTGGACCTCCCGCAGGGCCCGGCACTCGGTGTCGGCGGCCCGCCCTTCGAGTCGGTCGAGCTCGCCCTGGCGGCCGGCAGCACGCTCGCGCTGCACACCGACGGTCTGCTCGCCCGCGGCGAGGAGTGGACCGCGGACACCGGCCGGGACCGGCTGCGCGAGGCACTGGAGCGCCCCGCGCCCTCGCTCGACCTGCGCTGCCGGGCCGTCGTCGACGCGCTGTCGCCGGACCGGCCGCACGACGATGTGGCGCTGCTGATGGCCCGCACCCGGCTGCTGGGACCGGGGCAGGTCGCGGACTGGGACGTACCCGTCGATCCGTCCCTGGTCGCCGAGGCCCGCAAGACGGCGTCGCGACAGCTGACGGAGTGGGGCCTGGAGGAGTTCGCGTTCACGACGGAGCTGATCGTCAGCGAACTGGTCACCAACGCCATCCGGCACGCAGTCGGCCCGGTCAGGCTCCGGCTGATCCGGGAGCGAACGCTGGTCTGCGAGGTGTTCGACAGCGGCGCCACGGCTCCCCATCTGCGTCACCCGCGCACCACCGACGAGGGCGGCCGGGGGCTGCTGCTGGTCTCGCAGTTCGCGCAGCGCTGGGGCACCCGGTTCGTACCCGAGGGAAAGATCATCTGGGCCGAGCAGTCGCTCCAGGAGCCTACCGACTGACGGCCGGGGCCCGTAGGAGTACGCGCAGATCGCCCCCGCAACCCCCTCATACCATGGGAAACTGGTGTGATCCCGGCGGTGAGGCGGCAGCCATGTCCGACAGATCCATCGACACCGACTATGCGGCCGTGTTCCAGGCCCTGCCGGGCATGGTCGCGCTGCTCACTCCCGACCTGGTGTACGCGGACGTCAACGAGGAGTTCCTGCGCATGGCCGGGCGCCGCCGCGAAGAGGTCGTGGGCCGCTATCTCTTCGACGTCTTCCCGGACAACCCGAACGACCCCGCCGCGTCCGGCATGCGCAATCTGGCCGCCTCCCTGCGCCGGGTCCTTCAGACCGGGGAGCGCGACTCCATGGCCCTGCAGCGGTACGACGTCGAGGTGCCCGGTCGGCCGGGGGCATGGGAGGAGCGCTACTGGAGCCCGTGCAACGCGCCCCTTTTCGGCCCGGACGGCAAGGTGAAGCTGCTGGTGCACCGGGTCGAGGAGGTCACCGAACTGATCCGGGCGCGCGGCGGGCCGGACGGCGACCGGTCCCGGGTCCTGGAGGCCGAGCTGTACACCCGCGCCCGTGAGCTCCAGGAGCTCAACGAGAGGCTGCGCAAGGCCCACGCCCACGACCGCGAGGTCGCGCTGACCCTGCAGGAGGCCATGCTGCCCGCGTGCCGGCAGACGGTGCACCGGGCCGCCGTCCGGTACCGGCCCGCGGTCGGCGCGCTGAACGTGTGCGGCGACTGGTACGACGTGGTCGACCTGGTCGGCGGACACCGCGTCGGCGTCTCGGTCGGCGACGTGGTGGGCCACGGGCTCGCCGCCGCCGGGGTGATGGGCCAGCTGCGCAGCGCCCTGAGCGCCGCCTCCCGGGTGGCCGAGGGCCCGGCGCAGGCTCTGGACGTGCTGGGCCGGTACGCCCATGTGGTCGACGGAGCCGAGTCGGCGACCGCGGTGACCACCTTCATCGACCTCGACCACCAGACCATCACCTACAGCAGCGCCGGGCATCCGCCGCCGATGCTGGTGCACCCCGACGGCCGGGTGGAGTGCCTGGACAAGGCGACCGACCCGCCGCTGGACGCCCACCCCGACCCCGTCGCCCGGCCGCAGGCCTCGACCACCTTCAGCAGCGGCGCGACGCTCGCCCTGTACACCGACGGCCTGGTGGAGCGGCGGCACGAGGACATCGACAAGGGCCTCGCCCGGCTCGCCGACTCTCTCGCCCGGCATCGCGGGGACGACCCCGAGACCCTCGCCGACGCGGTCCTGCTGGAGCTCCTCCCGCCCGGCGGTGCCACCGACGACACGGCGCTCGTCATCGTGCGGCTGTGAACGCGACGGAATGCCGTCGTGGAGCAGACGCGGCCGGCGGGAACCGGCCCGGACCGGCGGTCGGCGCTGTTTCGGCTCCTGCCCCCTGCGCCTACACTGACAGCCCCGTCTCACGCCGGTTGACCAGCCAGAACGCGGAGTTGAGCCGTCCGCCCGACCGAGGAGCGCCCCCTCTTGTTCTACTACCTGCTCAAATACGTACTGTTGGGGCCGTTGCTGAGACTGCTCTTCCGGCCTCGAATAGAAGGCCTGGAGCACATCCCGGACTCGGGTGCGGCCATCGTGGCCGGCAACCACCTGTCCTTCGCCGACCACTTTCTGATGCCCGCGGTCCTCAAGCGGCGCATCACCTTCCTGGCGAAGGCCGAGTACTTCACCGGCCCCGGCGTCAAGGGCCGGTTGACCGCCTTCTTCTTCCGCAGCGCCGGGCAGATCCCGGTCGACCGCTCCGGCAAGGAGGCGGGTCAGGCCGCCATCCGTGAGGGCCTCGGCGTGCTGAGCAAGGACGAACTGCTCGGCATCTATCCGGAGGGCACCCGCTCCCACGACGGCCGTCTCTACAAGGGCAAGGTCGGCGTCGCGGTGATGGCGCTCAAGGCTCAGGTCCCGGTCATCCCCTGCGCGATGATCGGCACCTTCGAGGCGCAGCCCCCGGGCAAGGTCATCCCGAACGTCCACCCCGTGGTGATCCGCTTCGGCAAGCCCCTCGACTTCTCCCGCTACGAGGGCATGGAGAACGAGAAGGCGATCCTGCGGGCCATCACCGACGAGATCATGTACGCCATCCTGAAGCTGTCCGGCCAGGAGTACGTCGACCAGTACGCGGCCGTGGTGAAGGCGGAGGAGGCCGCCGCGCGCTCGGCCAAGGAGAAGGAGCGCAAGTTCCCGCGGCTGCCGCTCGGTTGACGTCTGCCGTCGGCAGAGCGGCCTGTGCCGGGGAGCTTTCCGGCCGTAGCGTCGCCGTATGAGACGTGCTGTGGTGATCGGAGCGACCGGGCAGATCGGGCGGGTGGCCGTGGCGGCGCTGGCCGGGGA
This is a stretch of genomic DNA from Streptomyces sp. NBC_00285. It encodes these proteins:
- a CDS encoding SpoIIE family protein phosphatase: MGAQEEHDTARHRFDVADAAPLLLDAHGTVTGWTRDAERLLDYPASEAVGQNVADLLTPEDARRLPEITARCRSDGSWAGLLTALDRRGGPVRVMVRITVADDCDGSARWLVLLSEMAQAPGWDMSRPVLEQMVSRSPIGIAIVDTDLRCVWSNPALEKFGSAPAPQRLGLRFAEIQPGLDAEAIEAQMRRVLETGEPIVEYEHVGRVRSAPHRETAHTMSFTRIDDDRGHPMGVYYTVVDITERHRARQRLALLDRAGEYIGRSLDIRRTAQELADVAVPALADYVTVDLLESVLRGAEPTAQVPLLRAGQQSVNEGVPEAVVEVGEVAAYRPGSPPLRALASGTPWREGRLDPLAAEWATDIPGGRQATFLELGLHSVMIVPMRARGVTLGVTTFFRRHRQEPFDEDDLNLAEDLVSRAAVCVDNARRYTREREAALVLQRSLLPHRLPEQDAVEVTACYRPADELTGLGGDWYDLIPLSGARVALVVGEVPGHGIGAAAAMGRLRTAVRTLAALELPPEEVLGHLDDLVARAAREEGPDPAGSAESGEDTDSAQAVGSGCVYVVYDPVDGQCAMASAGHPAPAVILPDGTVAFVDLPQGPALGVGGPPFESVELALAAGSTLALHTDGLLARGEEWTADTGRDRLREALERPAPSLDLRCRAVVDALSPDRPHDDVALLMARTRLLGPGQVADWDVPVDPSLVAEARKTASRQLTEWGLEEFAFTTELIVSELVTNAIRHAVGPVRLRLIRERTLVCEVFDSGATAPHLRHPRTTDEGGRGLLLVSQFAQRWGTRFVPEGKIIWAEQSLQEPTD
- a CDS encoding PP2C family protein-serine/threonine phosphatase, with the protein product MSDRSIDTDYAAVFQALPGMVALLTPDLVYADVNEEFLRMAGRRREEVVGRYLFDVFPDNPNDPAASGMRNLAASLRRVLQTGERDSMALQRYDVEVPGRPGAWEERYWSPCNAPLFGPDGKVKLLVHRVEEVTELIRARGGPDGDRSRVLEAELYTRARELQELNERLRKAHAHDREVALTLQEAMLPACRQTVHRAAVRYRPAVGALNVCGDWYDVVDLVGGHRVGVSVGDVVGHGLAAAGVMGQLRSALSAASRVAEGPAQALDVLGRYAHVVDGAESATAVTTFIDLDHQTITYSSAGHPPPMLVHPDGRVECLDKATDPPLDAHPDPVARPQASTTFSSGATLALYTDGLVERRHEDIDKGLARLADSLARHRGDDPETLADAVLLELLPPGGATDDTALVIVRL
- a CDS encoding lysophospholipid acyltransferase family protein, with protein sequence MFYYLLKYVLLGPLLRLLFRPRIEGLEHIPDSGAAIVAGNHLSFADHFLMPAVLKRRITFLAKAEYFTGPGVKGRLTAFFFRSAGQIPVDRSGKEAGQAAIREGLGVLSKDELLGIYPEGTRSHDGRLYKGKVGVAVMALKAQVPVIPCAMIGTFEAQPPGKVIPNVHPVVIRFGKPLDFSRYEGMENEKAILRAITDEIMYAILKLSGQEYVDQYAAVVKAEEAAARSAKEKERKFPRLPLG